In bacterium, the genomic window GAATGTTACAAGCCAACCCAGATATAGAACTTGTGTTCAGTAGCGAGATTGATAAATATGCAAGACAGATATACATTAAAAACTTTGGAGTAGAACCACATGGCGACATCACAAAAATCAACGCAACAGCTATCCCTGACCATGACATCTTGTGTGGGGGATTT contains:
- a CDS encoding DNA cytosine methyltransferase, with protein sequence MVIIRIASLFSGIGGFEKGMLQANPDIELVFSSEIDKYARQIYIKNFGVEPHGDITKINATAIPDHDILCGGF